The Methanoregula boonei 6A8 genome has a window encoding:
- a CDS encoding peptidase associated/transthyretin-like domain-containing protein, whose translation MGITAAGSRASAAPPVLLSQGGPVPVPAQTLGTSPVQKGPDQPPGQYVRILTIDEKTNTPLPAVLLFINGLYAGMTAENGSFDLLITGPGPNSSTIRAVKDGYQDITIRSDLIRPGEVLLNLTPGDIIPVEINGPRESEINIVFVPSHTSFNATDNTKTELDGYPGGETQFASDVRTFINQTFLAYPAITSPSYPLPRDYRQRFDFYYFWDGTTYADAFDSCAGTIPQDYWDNVTFSDLTIILYPSYQGVYSGPPGQPVGCTNPNGLGRVYLKISADMPSLAMHEIGHGLYGLMDTYCGDTYYAQNDPDPNLWSSKDGCREYAGGNGWDPDACRQVSSGVPGGCTKEFWRWDPDPDIMYYGYAGTFGNASTKRIVSTLMRVSP comes from the coding sequence TTGGGCATCACCGCGGCGGGCTCGCGCGCCTCTGCTGCTCCTCCCGTCCTCCTGTCGCAGGGAGGCCCGGTTCCCGTTCCGGCACAGACCCTGGGTACATCTCCCGTCCAGAAAGGTCCCGACCAACCGCCGGGCCAGTATGTCCGGATCCTGACGATCGATGAGAAAACCAATACCCCTCTTCCCGCAGTCTTGCTCTTTATCAATGGTCTTTACGCAGGCATGACCGCGGAAAACGGGTCCTTTGACCTCCTGATCACCGGTCCCGGCCCAAACAGCAGTACTATCCGTGCGGTAAAAGATGGCTACCAGGATATAACCATACGGTCTGATCTCATCAGGCCGGGTGAGGTGCTGCTAAACCTTACCCCCGGTGATATAATTCCGGTGGAAATTAACGGCCCTCGCGAATCAGAAATAAATATCGTATTTGTTCCCTCCCATACCTCGTTTAACGCCACGGACAACACCAAAACTGAATTGGATGGATATCCCGGGGGAGAAACGCAGTTTGCATCTGATGTCCGTACGTTTATCAACCAGACGTTTCTGGCATACCCGGCAATCACCTCGCCCTCGTACCCCCTCCCCCGGGATTACAGACAACGCTTTGATTTTTATTATTTCTGGGACGGTACGACCTATGCAGATGCTTTCGACAGCTGTGCAGGAACAATCCCGCAGGACTACTGGGACAATGTCACATTCAGTGACCTGACGATTATACTGTACCCCTCGTACCAGGGCGTGTACTCAGGACCTCCCGGTCAGCCGGTGGGGTGTACCAATCCCAACGGGCTTGGCAGGGTATACCTCAAGATCTCTGCGGATATGCCTTCCCTTGCGATGCACGAGATCGGCCACGGTCTTTATGGCCTCATGGACACCTACTGCGGGGACACCTATTATGCCCAGAATGATCCTGATCCGAATCTCTGGAGCTCCAAGGATGGCTGCAGGGAATATGCCGGTGGGAATGGCTGGGATCCGGATGCCTGCAGGCAGGTCTCCTCCGGTGTCCCGGGCGGTTGCACAAAAGAGTTCTGGCGCTGGGACCCGGACCCGGATATCATGTATTACGGGTACGCGGGCACGTTCGGTAATGCATCGACCAAAAGGATAGTATCCACGCTCATGAGGGTATCTCCCTGA
- a CDS encoding response regulator has translation MEIKKYAGFVLLLLLVYPAAAAVDNPYQKIAVISFSFADTGVNEISSEVRYGTAPNLDIQTGTINGLLLDSQHRTIDEFSIRDPRIQIGEGDGSGGGLTGDAQYSHNGEFGIIVPFIPDLRYVTLEDTATGATLATVDLSPAIAAFQQLYPQDPDMQSAQNTAVPNQSLMIDEILLVAGIMAMAVSGIAYYIVFLYPRAERILIVDDEKEIAEVFSLLLEKKGYVTMKANSGKECLLLLKAWWKRPDIILLDIMMSPMDGWETLEKIKSDPRSKMIPVLMLTGFTPTPDQAHRYGLCIDDYILKPVNAQGLYDAIGNVLERRRLIREAVRAAMRAGYEKETVCAYARLRRRVEVDKKLLGIISTASPGAESGRDASFKDIAAVNRELQSDQETLRQLQRKLEPVLSPFFPA, from the coding sequence ATGGAGATAAAAAAGTATGCCGGATTCGTGCTTCTGCTCCTCCTCGTGTACCCGGCAGCTGCCGCAGTGGATAACCCCTATCAGAAAATTGCGGTCATCAGTTTTTCCTTTGCCGATACCGGCGTAAACGAGATCTCATCTGAAGTCCGGTACGGGACTGCGCCAAACCTGGATATCCAGACCGGCACCATAAACGGCCTTCTCCTTGACAGTCAGCACAGGACAATCGATGAATTTTCTATCAGGGACCCCCGCATACAAATCGGGGAGGGTGACGGTAGCGGGGGAGGCCTGACCGGAGATGCCCAGTATTCCCATAACGGGGAATTTGGCATAATTGTTCCGTTTATCCCGGATCTACGGTACGTTACCCTTGAGGATACTGCCACCGGGGCCACTCTTGCCACAGTCGATCTTTCTCCCGCGATAGCAGCCTTTCAGCAGCTCTATCCCCAGGATCCCGATATGCAGTCTGCACAGAATACGGCAGTACCGAATCAGTCCCTGATGATCGATGAAATCCTGCTGGTGGCAGGAATCATGGCCATGGCAGTCTCCGGGATTGCCTATTATATCGTATTCCTTTACCCCCGGGCAGAACGGATTCTTATTGTCGATGATGAAAAAGAGATCGCAGAAGTCTTTTCCCTCCTGCTGGAAAAGAAAGGGTACGTCACGATGAAGGCAAACAGCGGGAAGGAATGTCTCCTGCTCCTGAAAGCCTGGTGGAAACGTCCCGACATTATTCTGCTCGATATCATGATGTCCCCCATGGACGGGTGGGAAACTCTGGAGAAGATCAAGAGCGATCCCCGGTCAAAGATGATCCCGGTGCTGATGCTGACCGGATTTACCCCCACTCCTGATCAGGCACACCGGTACGGGTTATGTATCGACGATTATATCTTAAAACCGGTCAATGCACAGGGCCTGTATGATGCTATAGGGAATGTGCTGGAACGCCGCAGGCTCATCCGGGAGGCTGTACGTGCCGCTATGAGGGCAGGCTATGAAAAAGAGACCGTATGTGCGTATGCCCGCCTCCGCAGGAGAGTTGAGGTGGACAAAAAGCTCCTTGGGATAATCAGTACAGCTTCTCCGGGAGCCGAATCGGGTCGGGATGCATCCTTTAAGGATATTGCTGCGGTAAACCGGGAGCTTCAGTCGGACCAGGAGACACTCCGCCAGTTGCAAAGGAAACTTGAACCGGTACTTTCACCGTTCTTCCCTGCATGA
- a CDS encoding DUF2769 domain-containing protein, which yields MKNAAVAVEDTDENRQICMKYCGICPSYRKNNMGKYQPDSLFCSRGMSCFEEKKEDRCFCLACELFTKHHMALGHFCTQQ from the coding sequence ATGAAAAACGCTGCGGTTGCTGTTGAAGATACCGATGAGAACCGGCAGATCTGCATGAAGTACTGCGGTATCTGCCCGAGCTACCGGAAGAACAACATGGGAAAGTACCAGCCCGATTCCCTGTTCTGTTCCCGCGGGATGTCCTGTTTTGAGGAGAAAAAAGAGGACCGCTGCTTCTGCCTTGCCTGCGAACTCTTCACAAAGCACCACATGGCCCTCGGGCATTTCTGTACACAACAGTAA
- the feoB gene encoding ferrous iron transport protein B, which yields MKNRIRIALAGNPNVGKSTIFNTLTGSRQHVGNWPGVTVEKKSGFATVGNTEIEIVDLPGTYSLTAYSVDEVVARDYIIEERPDVVIHIVDATNFERNLYLTTQLMELGVPLVMALNMSDEAEKKGVTINPSRVKEYFEIPAVKTVGSRGEGLNELLRTAIAEAGTSPHHEHSIGYGNEIEQHIANLIIALKTDPVLTAHYPPRWMAIRLLEGDEKISDEIRSSPAFDAITRELAKIDLTLTEAAMADRRYELIAAFMPQVCPTCVRGMSASDLIDHVATNRYLGIPIFLALMWGAFQLTFAFAAPFTSAINFAMNALGSAVTAGIRPEWLASFINNGIIGGVGTVLGFVPNIFILFLILAILEDSGYLARAAFVMDRLMYSIGLPGKSFIPMLIGFGCNVPAIMATRTIEDRKDRLITILINPFMSCGARLPVYVLFAGVFFPHSAGTVIFFLYVLGIVIAILSAKLFRLTILPGKPAPFLMEMPPYRFPTGRTSLVHMWDRGSMYLQKAGLVIFGIAIIVWGLASLPLGVAYGSEGSYVGILGHVIQPVVAPLGFNWKITVALIFGFMAKEVVIGSLGVLYGVGENHVALGSALHADPTLSAVTALALLVFVLIYVPCMSSVAVIKKETGSWKWTVFSVLYGLVIAYLAALAVVHIAPFFIGGA from the coding sequence ATGAAAAACAGGATACGTATCGCCCTTGCCGGGAACCCGAATGTAGGCAAAAGCACGATTTTCAATACCCTGACCGGATCCCGGCAGCACGTTGGCAACTGGCCGGGTGTCACCGTAGAGAAAAAGAGCGGCTTTGCCACGGTTGGAAATACTGAAATCGAGATCGTTGATCTCCCCGGGACCTACAGCCTGACGGCATATAGTGTTGACGAAGTTGTTGCCCGTGATTATATTATCGAAGAGAGGCCTGATGTAGTCATCCATATCGTTGACGCCACCAACTTCGAACGAAACCTGTACCTCACTACCCAGCTCATGGAACTTGGCGTACCGCTGGTTATGGCTTTGAACATGTCTGATGAGGCAGAGAAAAAGGGCGTAACTATCAACCCCTCCCGGGTCAAGGAATATTTCGAAATACCTGCAGTAAAAACTGTGGGAAGCCGGGGAGAAGGTCTTAATGAACTTCTCCGGACGGCTATTGCCGAAGCCGGGACTTCTCCTCACCATGAGCATTCCATCGGGTACGGGAACGAGATCGAGCAGCATATTGCAAATCTCATCATCGCGCTCAAGACTGATCCCGTTCTTACTGCCCATTATCCCCCGAGATGGATGGCTATTCGTCTTCTTGAAGGCGATGAGAAGATCTCTGATGAGATTCGATCCAGCCCGGCCTTTGATGCAATAACCAGAGAGCTTGCCAAAATTGATCTTACGCTTACCGAAGCCGCTATGGCTGACCGGCGGTATGAACTGATCGCTGCATTCATGCCACAGGTCTGCCCGACCTGCGTCCGGGGAATGTCTGCATCTGACCTCATCGATCATGTTGCAACGAATCGTTACCTGGGTATCCCGATTTTCCTTGCACTTATGTGGGGCGCCTTCCAGCTTACCTTTGCGTTCGCTGCGCCTTTTACATCTGCCATCAATTTCGCGATGAATGCTCTTGGTTCTGCAGTTACCGCAGGGATCAGGCCGGAGTGGCTTGCATCGTTTATCAACAATGGCATTATTGGCGGCGTCGGGACGGTTCTTGGGTTTGTTCCCAATATTTTTATCCTGTTTTTGATCCTTGCAATTCTTGAAGACAGCGGTTATCTGGCCCGTGCCGCTTTTGTCATGGACCGGCTGATGTATTCCATCGGTTTGCCCGGCAAATCATTTATTCCGATGCTCATCGGATTTGGCTGCAACGTGCCGGCCATTATGGCTACCCGGACCATCGAAGACAGGAAAGACAGGCTCATTACGATCTTGATTAACCCGTTCATGTCCTGCGGAGCGCGTCTCCCGGTTTACGTGCTCTTTGCCGGGGTCTTTTTCCCGCACAGTGCCGGAACGGTAATATTTTTCCTGTATGTACTTGGCATCGTGATTGCAATCCTGTCGGCAAAACTCTTCAGGTTAACGATCCTTCCTGGTAAGCCGGCACCATTCCTGATGGAAATGCCGCCTTACCGTTTCCCGACAGGCAGGACATCGCTTGTCCATATGTGGGACCGGGGTTCAATGTACCTCCAGAAAGCCGGACTTGTCATCTTTGGTATCGCCATCATTGTCTGGGGCCTGGCATCCCTTCCCTTGGGCGTTGCATATGGTAGTGAGGGAAGTTATGTGGGAATTCTCGGGCACGTCATCCAGCCCGTTGTTGCCCCACTCGGGTTTAACTGGAAGATCACTGTTGCCCTCATTTTCGGCTTTATGGCAAAAGAAGTGGTGATAGGATCGCTTGGCGTCCTCTACGGTGTTGGCGAAAACCACGTGGCCCTGGGAAGTGCGCTTCACGCCGATCCTACGCTGAGTGCGGTCACGGCTTTGGCCTTGCTTGTCTTTGTATTGATCTATGTTCCGTGCATGTCCTCGGTTGCAGTTATTAAAAAAGAGACCGGCTCATGGAAATGGACGGTCTTTTCCGTATTGTACGGGCTTGTTATCGCTTACCTCGCAGCGCTGGCTGTGGTACATATCGCACCGTTTTTTATCGGGGGTGCCTGA
- a CDS encoding FeoA family protein — MTTVPLSFIPPGSEAAVTAIQATDGLVRRLAAMGLRPESRVTVICADRGSLIVSVAGSRYALSKGMAMKIMVNPDTGGTR, encoded by the coding sequence ATGACCACAGTTCCTCTCTCCTTTATTCCTCCCGGGTCCGAAGCTGCGGTTACCGCAATCCAGGCGACAGATGGCCTTGTGCGGCGGCTCGCTGCCATGGGCCTGCGCCCTGAAAGCAGGGTTACGGTGATCTGTGCTGACCGTGGTTCACTTATCGTATCCGTAGCCGGCAGCCGTTATGCGCTCTCAAAAGGTATGGCCATGAAAATAATGGTCAACCCGGATACAGGAGGCACACGATGA
- a CDS encoding FeoA family protein: MEKSRDNQNEPVDGDVTTLDRILPPGNCRVVSVTATGSFRRRLLALGFVPGTLIESVRVAPLGDPIEYRIKGYYLSLRKEDARFISVKREADQA, from the coding sequence ATGGAAAAATCAAGGGACAACCAGAACGAACCAGTTGATGGAGACGTTACCACGCTCGACCGGATCCTCCCACCGGGAAATTGTCGGGTTGTTTCGGTAACTGCAACCGGTTCATTCAGGAGGCGCCTGCTTGCCCTTGGGTTTGTTCCCGGAACTCTCATCGAATCAGTACGGGTGGCACCTCTGGGTGATCCGATAGAATACAGGATCAAAGGTTACTACCTCTCTCTCCGGAAAGAAGATGCGCGTTTCATCTCGGTTAAACGGGAGGCAGACCAGGCATGA
- a CDS encoding metal-dependent transcriptional regulator, with amino-acid sequence MPEISRKTEDYLEAILNISLVKGYARTKDIAEELNIQPPSVVEMIQKLSQTGFVTYRKYEGVTLTDNGRKIAEVVKDRHETLRSFLELFRVPEAIATKDACKMEHELSPETLAQIRLFSAFLKESPKAALILNDFEEFLGGR; translated from the coding sequence ATGCCAGAGATCAGCCGGAAAACGGAAGACTACCTTGAGGCGATCTTAAATATATCCCTGGTGAAAGGATATGCCCGGACAAAGGATATCGCCGAAGAACTTAATATCCAGCCGCCCTCTGTCGTCGAGATGATCCAGAAACTCAGCCAGACGGGTTTTGTTACGTACCGGAAATACGAAGGGGTTACCCTGACAGATAACGGCAGGAAGATTGCTGAGGTGGTAAAAGACCGGCATGAGACATTGCGATCATTTCTCGAATTATTCCGGGTACCAGAAGCCATTGCAACAAAGGATGCCTGTAAGATGGAACATGAACTGAGTCCTGAAACCCTTGCTCAGATCCGCCTTTTCAGTGCGTTTCTCAAAGAGTCGCCGAAGGCTGCTTTGATCCTGAATGATTTTGAAGAATTCCTTGGCGGGCGCTGA
- a CDS encoding HoxN/HupN/NixA family nickel/cobalt transporter, producing MTDQNQGYMKAIISLSGKEKLTIISIYVILAVASIIAFLLTAWIGQMYLVLGGLGVMAFVLGLRHGVDADHIAAIDNTTRKLLQEGKKPITVGMWFSIGHAVVVGVMVLSLVFAAKSILGTYLESGTDNLSTLISGAFLFIIGIINVIIVLDTYRIFKGLKNGTIKQAELDCELSKNGFMNTHFGWLFKIVQKPYQMFVVGFLFGLGFDTATEMMLIGVSVGAGVSSNVPLWAILTLPFAFACGMIITDTTDGISMRLAYGWAFQHPIRKVYYNLTITIMSVLVAFVIGGIELLQVISTEMNWGGPLWAGLNALDFETLGFGIIAIFLISWLTSIAYYRYKGYEKEFDKTLGGDCIPSQGFWE from the coding sequence ATGACTGATCAGAATCAGGGGTACATGAAAGCGATCATCAGCCTCTCAGGGAAAGAGAAGCTCACCATCATTTCCATTTATGTCATTCTCGCGGTGGCAAGCATTATCGCGTTTCTCCTTACTGCATGGATAGGGCAGATGTACCTTGTCCTTGGCGGACTTGGGGTTATGGCCTTTGTGCTGGGCCTCCGCCATGGGGTAGACGCCGATCATATTGCCGCAATAGACAACACCACCCGGAAGCTGCTCCAGGAAGGAAAGAAACCGATCACGGTCGGCATGTGGTTCTCCATCGGTCACGCGGTGGTCGTGGGCGTCATGGTACTCTCGCTTGTCTTTGCAGCCAAGTCCATCCTTGGCACGTATCTTGAGAGCGGTACCGATAATCTCAGTACCCTGATTTCCGGCGCTTTCCTCTTTATCATCGGTATCATCAACGTGATCATTGTTCTTGACACCTACCGGATCTTCAAAGGCCTCAAGAACGGTACGATCAAACAGGCCGAGCTGGACTGCGAGCTCAGCAAGAACGGGTTCATGAACACTCACTTCGGCTGGCTCTTTAAGATCGTGCAAAAGCCCTACCAGATGTTTGTGGTCGGGTTTCTCTTCGGCCTTGGTTTTGATACCGCAACCGAAATGATGCTTATTGGTGTCAGCGTGGGCGCCGGGGTTTCATCCAACGTCCCTCTGTGGGCAATACTGACGCTGCCGTTTGCCTTTGCCTGCGGTATGATCATAACCGATACCACGGACGGGATCTCCATGCGCCTTGCCTACGGCTGGGCTTTCCAGCACCCGATCCGCAAGGTGTACTACAACCTGACAATCACCATCATGTCGGTCCTTGTGGCTTTCGTTATCGGGGGGATCGAACTTCTCCAGGTGATCTCTACGGAGATGAACTGGGGCGGACCGCTCTGGGCTGGCCTTAATGCCCTCGACTTTGAGACGCTCGGATTTGGGATCATTGCCATTTTCCTTATCTCCTGGCTCACGTCCATAGCTTATTACCGGTACAAGGGATACGAAAAAGAGTTTGACAAGACCCTTGGGGGAGACTGTATCCCCTCACAGGGATTCTGGGAATAA
- a CDS encoding DUF7839 domain-containing protein → MRSKGDVSRFQILVEIAERQPAVRQQEIAEKIGMTPQAVSEYIRDLVDDGMVAVSGRSNYAVTKTGMAWVMENAATLELYLRHIRRDIIKHVSVWTAIAADDLKKGEIAGLYMKDGYLYAGKNPTSATATVYADARKNNDVGIFDVNGIIEHHEEIIHVCIVPRIQRGGSLNVRIDKLKKIVATVGLVAAVGVESSIALKSIGRNPDLFFGASEGVIDAAYHGIRCAIVIVDDESANFVKRLENTPLEYKIHDLILPDDQKSL, encoded by the coding sequence ATGCGGAGCAAGGGCGATGTCTCGCGCTTCCAGATCCTTGTAGAGATTGCCGAACGCCAGCCGGCGGTTCGCCAGCAGGAGATTGCCGAAAAGATTGGCATGACCCCTCAGGCCGTCTCCGAATACATCCGCGACCTGGTTGACGACGGCATGGTGGCCGTGAGCGGCAGGAGCAATTATGCGGTGACCAAGACCGGGATGGCATGGGTCATGGAGAATGCCGCTACCCTGGAATTATATCTCCGGCATATCCGGCGCGACATCATCAAGCATGTCTCGGTCTGGACGGCAATTGCTGCCGATGACCTGAAAAAAGGAGAGATCGCCGGTCTTTACATGAAAGACGGGTATCTCTATGCGGGGAAGAACCCGACGTCGGCGACAGCAACGGTCTATGCGGACGCAAGGAAGAACAATGACGTGGGAATTTTCGATGTAAACGGGATTATCGAACACCACGAAGAGATCATCCATGTCTGTATAGTGCCCCGGATCCAGCGCGGGGGTTCTCTCAACGTCAGGATTGACAAACTCAAAAAGATCGTTGCAACGGTCGGATTAGTCGCGGCTGTGGGGGTAGAGTCGTCGATCGCGCTGAAATCCATTGGCAGAAACCCGGATCTCTTCTTTGGGGCATCAGAAGGCGTCATCGATGCCGCATACCACGGAATTAGGTGTGCGATCGTTATTGTAGACGACGAGTCAGCAAATTTTGTCAAGCGCCTGGAGAACACCCCGCTCGAGTATAAGATTCATGATTTGATCCTCCCCGATGATCAAAAATCATTGTAG
- a CDS encoding winged helix-turn-helix transcriptional regulator — MNKPAATGGNICLCPLFGLLDVVAKKWAFLIIAILGNEGAKGFNELKNEPGRISPKTLSETLKNLERIGLVDRKILTTSPPTTQYSLTGDGQELREHLIPLLLRVSERGAQDLPGCPVRMRKEQ, encoded by the coding sequence ATGAATAAACCTGCGGCAACAGGGGGCAATATCTGCCTCTGCCCCCTCTTTGGCCTGCTTGACGTGGTGGCAAAGAAATGGGCGTTTTTAATCATTGCGATACTGGGAAACGAAGGGGCAAAGGGATTCAACGAATTAAAAAACGAGCCCGGCCGGATCAGCCCCAAGACGCTCTCGGAGACGCTCAAAAACCTGGAGCGGATCGGGCTTGTAGACCGGAAGATCCTTACCACCTCGCCGCCGACAACACAGTACTCGCTGACCGGTGACGGACAGGAGTTACGGGAACACCTGATCCCGCTGCTTCTCCGGGTGTCCGAGCGGGGTGCGCAGGACCTCCCCGGCTGCCCGGTCCGGATGCGAAAAGAACAGTGA
- a CDS encoding cation diffusion facilitator family transporter: MDCPDHTHDHSQDHSHTHNSRKKPLKLAIALTALIFVAEIIGGYLSGSLSLLGDGAHMLQDVVALGLSLGAMTMAERLPTPTRTFGYHRLEIAAAVINGLLLIGVSALIILEALARFSHPSPVNSTLMLAVALVGLVANAISAFVLHGSHDLNTRSAFLHVIGDLLSSLAVIVAALWIALTGQTVVDPLLGLAISVLILFSSFSILAESFRILLQFAPRDVPIEDVIAAMESVPGVSGVHNVHLWTLCSNINVLDAHVYCCENDPETREQIKEEIKHRLEHFRIGHSTLEFECRECSDCRVLRELHDEPGEGHRHDG; encoded by the coding sequence ATGGACTGCCCCGATCATACCCACGATCATTCACAGGATCATTCCCACACCCACAACTCCAGAAAAAAGCCGCTGAAACTTGCCATCGCCCTGACCGCACTGATCTTCGTTGCGGAAATTATCGGGGGATATCTCTCCGGATCCCTCTCCCTTTTGGGCGATGGCGCCCATATGCTCCAGGATGTTGTTGCGCTTGGGCTGTCGCTTGGCGCCATGACCATGGCTGAACGCCTGCCAACGCCGACCCGTACTTTCGGGTACCACCGGCTTGAGATTGCAGCTGCGGTGATAAACGGCCTGCTCCTGATCGGTGTCTCTGCCCTCATTATCCTGGAAGCACTGGCACGATTCTCCCATCCTTCACCGGTGAACAGCACGCTTATGCTTGCGGTTGCACTGGTCGGGCTTGTGGCAAATGCCATCTCCGCATTCGTGCTACACGGCAGCCACGATCTCAACACAAGGAGTGCATTCCTGCACGTGATCGGGGACCTCCTGTCTTCGCTCGCCGTTATCGTGGCAGCGCTGTGGATCGCGCTCACCGGCCAGACCGTGGTCGATCCCCTGCTTGGCCTTGCGATCTCTGTGTTGATCCTGTTCTCTTCGTTCTCGATCCTTGCCGAATCCTTCCGGATCCTGCTCCAGTTCGCCCCCCGGGACGTTCCCATTGAAGACGTGATAGCAGCGATGGAGTCCGTGCCGGGCGTATCCGGTGTCCACAACGTCCATCTCTGGACGCTCTGCTCAAACATCAATGTGCTCGACGCCCATGTGTACTGCTGCGAGAACGATCCCGAAACACGGGAGCAGATCAAAGAAGAGATCAAGCACCGGCTGGAACATTTCCGGATCGGGCATTCAACGCTGGAGTTTGAGTGCCGCGAATGCAGCGACTGCAGGGTGCTCCGGGAGCTGCACGATGAACCGGGGGAAGGACACCGGCACGACGGGTAA
- a CDS encoding type IV pilin N-terminal domain-containing protein: MMKKTEQNESAVSPVVGVMLMLVVTIIIAAVVSAFAGGLAGTKQATPQASIDVQILTGADNGMGGTTDKMTFTELSGDPIPTKDLAIVTYYVNKSGTVYQNKQTLTSPGSDINGYGDLSHLARVPVLNDMKLGYAGGNPAVDFGNYTWSTGEIMSTVDTAGTADLLAINDTASYGHGIRDPDFGAGSEVQVKIIHIPSGQVIFNKEVIVQ; this comes from the coding sequence ATGATGAAAAAAACAGAGCAGAACGAATCCGCAGTATCACCGGTTGTGGGTGTGATGCTCATGCTCGTGGTGACGATTATTATTGCAGCTGTTGTCTCCGCGTTTGCGGGGGGACTTGCCGGTACAAAGCAGGCGACGCCTCAGGCGTCAATTGATGTACAGATCCTGACTGGAGCCGACAACGGTATGGGTGGAACGACTGACAAGATGACCTTTACCGAACTGAGCGGGGATCCCATCCCGACAAAAGATCTCGCAATTGTTACGTACTACGTGAACAAGAGCGGAACGGTGTACCAGAACAAACAGACTCTGACAAGCCCCGGCTCTGATATTAATGGTTATGGGGATCTGTCCCACCTGGCCCGGGTTCCTGTCCTCAATGATATGAAATTAGGTTACGCCGGGGGCAATCCCGCTGTAGATTTCGGAAATTATACGTGGAGTACCGGGGAGATCATGAGCACGGTAGATACTGCAGGTACTGCGGATTTACTCGCAATCAATGACACGGCATCTTATGGACATGGAATCCGGGATCCTGATTTCGGAGCCGGTAGCGAAGTCCAGGTAAAGATCATCCATATCCCCAGCGGTCAGGTAATCTTCAACAAAGAGGTGATCGTCCAATGA
- a CDS encoding type IV pilin N-terminal domain-containing protein encodes MIQQKDAAVSPVVGVMLMLVVTIIIAAVVSAFAGGLAGDQHKTPQVNLAVTSVIQSIEGTIDPATYALTYPSGYYAANGLKFENNGGDTFSLNDIAIQLQSEDTTYTIQPTDAPNTTATATYPGSILTPGITNGGYFQKIGNTSLSDTTIAPGDAFMLYADGNAQAVTYTWSGGSSSYSPEITWEPAGAVHGFGVYLGTKLQYKVIDKASSRVISSGELFLTQ; translated from the coding sequence ATGATCCAGCAAAAGGATGCAGCAGTATCACCGGTTGTGGGCGTCATGCTCATGCTCGTCGTTACCATTATCATTGCAGCGGTTGTTTCCGCATTTGCCGGTGGACTGGCAGGAGACCAGCACAAGACACCTCAGGTGAACCTTGCAGTGACCAGTGTTATACAGAGTATCGAGGGAACAATCGATCCAGCTACCTATGCTCTTACTTACCCATCGGGCTATTATGCAGCTAACGGGCTGAAGTTTGAAAACAACGGAGGAGATACCTTCTCCCTCAATGACATCGCGATCCAGTTGCAGAGCGAAGATACCACGTATACGATCCAGCCTACAGATGCACCAAATACCACTGCAACCGCGACGTATCCCGGGAGCATCCTGACACCGGGAATCACGAACGGAGGGTACTTCCAGAAGATTGGAAACACCTCCCTATCGGATACAACCATCGCACCGGGCGACGCTTTCATGCTTTATGCCGATGGCAATGCACAGGCTGTCACCTACACCTGGAGTGGTGGATCGTCTTCTTATTCTCCGGAAATTACCTGGGAGCCGGCTGGTGCGGTACATGGTTTTGGTGTATATCTCGGCACCAAACTTCAGTACAAAGTCATTGACAAAGCCAGCAGCCGGGTTATCTCAAGCGGGGAGCTGTTCCTGACACAGTAG